The genomic DNA CTTGACGCGGACGGGTTCGAAGCCGTCCGCCCGCAGCCGCGCCGTCACTTCGTCCGCCCGCGCGGATTCGTCGGCGTACGACGGGGAACCCGTCAGGGTGAGCATGGGCTGCGAGGGCATCCGGCCCCGCGCCAGCACGATGTGCGTCAGCTTGAGACCGGCCGCGGCCGCCCAGCGGCTGAGCCGTCCGGACTCGGCGGCGCCGTCGCAGCGGACGGTCACGTGGGTTTCGTAGCGGGAACCGGGCACCTGGGGATCGTGCCAGATCAGGGCACGAACAAGCACTCGGGTTTCCCCCGAGGGTCAGCACGTGGTCACGGAACGGACGCAAAAAGTCACCGCACGCCCCTCGTGGCGGCGATGTGTCGTACTCCACACTGGGTTCCGGTGCCTGAGTCCTCGGAGCGCGGCCGGCCCGCCCACAGCGGGTCCCACACCCCCGCGGTTCCGCTCAACGACTACGGGATGGTCGGCGGTGAGGCCGTCGACCCCATCCCCGACGTACCGCTGCCGCATCTCCCAGCAGCGACATTCCTGGAGGTCGCCCCCGTGCAGACCCAGACCCTCGCCCAGACCGACATCAGTGCCGAAAACGCGGAGCCGGACGCGGAGACCGACGTCATCGCGGCGGTACCCGCGCAGAGCCGGGCCGCGCACCACCCCGAGACGGAGACGGAGCCCACGGCCCCGCCCGAGCCGGACGAGCCGCCGGCCGGCGCGGTGGAGAGCGTCGACGTCGTGGAGACGGTCGAGCTCGTCGAGGCACCGGAGCCGCCCGCGCCGCGCGCCCGCAGCAACGACACCGGTGGCCCTTCCTCCGACCTGTTCCGCCAGTACCTGCGCGAGATCGGCCGCATCCCGCTGCTCACGGCCGCCGAGGAGGTCGAGCTCGCCCGCCGCGTCGAGGCCGGCCTGTTCGCCGAGGAGAAGCTGAGCAGCACCCCCGATCTCGACTCCCAACTCGGCCTGGATCTCGACAAGCTGGTCGTCATGGGCCGGATGGCCAAGCGCCGTCTGATCGAGGCCAACCTGCGGCTCGTCGTCTCCGTCGCCAAGCGGTACGTGGGCCGCGGCCTGACCATGCTCGACCTCGTCCAGGAGGGAAACCTGGGCCTGATCAGGGCAGTCGAGAAGTTCGACTACGCGCGCGGCTACAAGTTCTCGACGTACGCGACCTGGTGGATCCGCCAGGCCATGTCCCGCGCCCTCGCCGACCAGGCCCGCACCATCCGGGTCCCCGTCCATGTCGTCGAGCTGATCAACCGCGTGGTCCGCGTCCAGCGCCGCATGCTCCAGGAACGGGGCTACGAGCCGACCCCGGAAGAGGTCGCCGCCCACCTCGACCTGCCGGGCGAACGCGTCAGCGAGGTACTGCGCCTCGCCCAGGAACCGGTGTCGTTGCACGCCCCGGTGGGCGAGGAGGACGACGTGGCCCTCGGCGACCTGATCGAGGACGGCGATGCCACGTCACCCGTGGAGTCGGCCGCGTTCCTGCTGCTCAGGGAGCATCTGGACGCGGTCCTGTCGACGCTCG from Streptomyces avermitilis MA-4680 = NBRC 14893 includes the following:
- a CDS encoding RNA polymerase sigma factor is translated as MPESSERGRPAHSGSHTPAVPLNDYGMVGGEAVDPIPDVPLPHLPAATFLEVAPVQTQTLAQTDISAENAEPDAETDVIAAVPAQSRAAHHPETETEPTAPPEPDEPPAGAVESVDVVETVELVEAPEPPAPRARSNDTGGPSSDLFRQYLREIGRIPLLTAAEEVELARRVEAGLFAEEKLSSTPDLDSQLGLDLDKLVVMGRMAKRRLIEANLRLVVSVAKRYVGRGLTMLDLVQEGNLGLIRAVEKFDYARGYKFSTYATWWIRQAMSRALADQARTIRVPVHVVELINRVVRVQRRMLQERGYEPTPEEVAAHLDLPGERVSEVLRLAQEPVSLHAPVGEEDDVALGDLIEDGDATSPVESAAFLLLREHLDAVLSTLGERERKVVQLRYGLADGRPRTLEEIGRIFGVTRERIRQIESKTLNKLRDHAFADQLRGYLD